One window of the Sulfolobales archaeon genome contains the following:
- a CDS encoding cobalt-precorrin-7 (C(5))-methyltransferase, translated as MLYIIGVGPGDPELLTLKGHRILGNCDIIAGWSSVIRRFSKLIAGKEIVEISYLTEARDLEYIADLARSRCVAFLIHGDPSVSDWQLMEKLRKLCRSYGIECEIIPGVSSLNTALSREGLDMAEIIFISLHAEGAERYYEEIIKATSIGREIVVFPEPYRDGPQRVARYLVSKGLKGTVKIYENLTYKDEHVYEYKLEDLAKEEREFSDLCVMILKLQIDPK; from the coding sequence TTGCTATATATCATCGGGGTTGGCCCAGGAGATCCTGAGCTATTGACTTTGAAAGGGCATAGGATTCTAGGTAACTGCGATATCATAGCCGGCTGGAGTAGTGTGATTAGGAGGTTTTCAAAGTTAATAGCTGGTAAAGAGATCGTCGAGATCAGCTATCTAACAGAAGCAAGAGATCTAGAATATATAGCGGATCTAGCTAGGAGTAGATGTGTAGCATTTCTGATCCATGGAGATCCTTCTGTATCTGATTGGCAACTCATGGAAAAGCTGAGAAAGCTATGCAGATCCTATGGAATAGAATGTGAGATCATACCAGGAGTCTCTTCACTTAACACAGCGCTATCAAGGGAAGGGCTCGACATGGCAGAGATCATCTTCATCTCCCTCCATGCAGAAGGTGCTGAGAGGTATTACGAGGAGATCATCAAGGCAACATCTATTGGTAGAGAGATAGTGGTTTTCCCAGAACCATATCGAGACGGTCCTCAGAGAGTAGCTAGATATCTAGTTTCCAAGGGACTCAAGGGGACTGTGAAGATCTATGAGAACCTCACATATAAAGATGAACATGTATACGAATATAAGCTCGAAGATCTAGCTAAGGAGGAGAGAGAATTCAGTGATCTATGTGTGATGATCCTAA
- a CDS encoding ATPase domain-containing protein, whose protein sequence is MEAGQQGFIFGVKALDWCVEYVDPRSMIAIVGPSGGGKSLLVRNIASYHLSKGEYIIYMALDDDPPHIVSSLSNLVGEEAVRSAIASGRLRIIDGFSYRMSPLKPSQDIISRSLQSLSPEEILSASRIEASYVSEKGGRGVMIIDSYNEILSSGEISSATELLKRVRAVVSKGYGITTLVVVHTDSEEIAEWLKTVENVLDGVVVANIEADVMKKKISRYLYIKKMRFTAHCIEPIEYRVERGRIVV, encoded by the coding sequence TTGGAGGCTGGCCAGCAGGGTTTCATATTCGGTGTCAAGGCTCTTGACTGGTGTGTGGAGTATGTGGATCCCAGATCTATGATCGCTATTGTAGGCCCCTCAGGAGGTGGTAAGAGTCTTCTTGTAAGGAATATAGCTTCATATCATCTCTCGAAAGGAGAGTATATTATATATATGGCATTGGATGACGATCCCCCACATATTGTTAGCTCGCTCTCAAACCTGGTTGGGGAGGAGGCTGTTAGATCGGCGATAGCTAGTGGTAGGCTGAGGATAATAGATGGCTTCTCCTATAGAATGTCTCCCCTCAAACCTTCCCAAGATATTATCTCGAGATCTCTCCAATCACTATCACCAGAGGAAATATTATCGGCATCGAGGATCGAGGCTTCATATGTATCTGAAAAGGGGGGTAGAGGGGTTATGATTATAGACTCATATAACGAGATCCTATCCTCTGGAGAGATAAGCAGTGCTACAGAGCTTTTGAAAAGGGTGAGGGCTGTTGTTTCCAAAGGATATGGGATAACAACTCTAGTCGTGGTTCACACAGACTCGGAGGAGATAGCCGAGTGGCTAAAAACTGTTGAAAACGTGTTAGACGGCGTAGTGGTGGCTAATATAGAGGCTGATGTTATGAAGAAAAAGATATCGAGATACCTATATATAAAGAAGATGAGGTTCACAGCACACTGCATAGAACCAATAGAATATAGGGTTGAGAGAGGAAGAATAGTTGTGTGA
- a CDS encoding ABC transporter permease, translating into MVRPVISPMRRIPQILWKYVLYDLRGVVGLSIIALFIALSIAAPQIARNDPNALVAESYHPPSPSLIMGADYFGRDLFSRLIWGTVYTMVISALASTLIVSIGLVMGAISGYIGGWVDEVFMRLTDIFLLIPSFFVFLILSAYVPPNNYLAALVLGILSWPSTARIIRSQVVVIKGSPYVEAAIAIGAGPLRIIVRHIIPNMIPLIVVSFIQDLIYSVHAITTLIFLGLGDIKQPTWGETLYWAFTTGAIYRDKWWAIAYPSIFIVIYSLALIMINEAINKRIKEG; encoded by the coding sequence ATGGTGAGGCCCGTTATATCGCCTATGAGGAGGATTCCACAGATCCTCTGGAAATATGTGCTATACGATCTAAGAGGGGTTGTGGGGCTCTCAATAATAGCTCTATTTATAGCACTCTCCATCGCTGCTCCCCAAATAGCGAGGAACGATCCCAACGCTCTTGTTGCCGAATCCTATCATCCTCCAAGCCCCTCCCTGATAATGGGCGCAGATTATTTTGGGAGGGATCTCTTTTCAAGGCTTATCTGGGGAACTGTATATACCATGGTAATCTCTGCGCTAGCTTCCACCCTGATAGTATCTATAGGGCTTGTAATGGGTGCTATAAGCGGCTATATCGGTGGCTGGGTTGACGAGGTTTTTATGAGGCTGACGGATATTTTTCTATTGATCCCATCGTTCTTCGTATTCCTCATACTCTCAGCCTATGTTCCTCCTAACAACTACCTAGCAGCCCTGGTTCTCGGGATCCTCTCCTGGCCATCAACGGCTAGAATAATAAGGTCACAGGTTGTTGTTATCAAGGGCTCTCCATATGTTGAGGCTGCAATAGCAATTGGAGCCGGGCCTCTGAGAATCATTGTGAGGCATATAATACCAAATATGATCCCCCTGATCGTGGTCTCCTTCATACAGGACCTCATATACTCGGTTCACGCTATAACAACGCTTATATTCCTAGGACTCGGCGATATAAAGCAGCCAACATGGGGTGAGACCCTATACTGGGCATTCACAACCGGCGCTATCTATAGAGATAAGTGGTGGGCAATAGCTTATCCATCGATCTTCATAGTGATATACAGCCTTGCCCTCATAATGATCAACGAAGCTATAAACAAGAGGATTAAGGAAGGATAG
- a CDS encoding ABC transporter permease — protein sequence MVSTKYIVRRIVNTFLVIAAATLISFIIPRLAPGDPVDLLQQTYGLSNEEAEAIRARLGLRGSLWDQFIAYIASLARLDLGYSFTYNMRPVVDVIASALPWSVLLLSIVISLRVIIGITLGMISAARQGGKLDTVLSSIMSFILSMPYFLLALVFLYIFGVKLGVFPISHAYSYEYISKGFSIGLVMDVLTHSALPIITLVLIGLPHTYYVMKNNMIAILKEDFVLVMRAKGLKESRIMWNVARNAILPVVTSTAISIGYIVVGAVIAEAIFSYPGMGYVFINAILNKDYPLIQGVFLLLSITVSLANLTADLLYMALDPRVRVK from the coding sequence ATGGTTTCAACAAAATATATCGTGAGGAGAATTGTAAATACTTTTTTGGTTATAGCCGCTGCAACTCTAATCTCCTTCATAATCCCTAGGTTGGCTCCAGGAGACCCTGTGGATCTGCTTCAACAGACATATGGATTGTCTAATGAGGAGGCGGAGGCTATAAGGGCGAGGCTCGGGTTGAGGGGGAGCCTATGGGATCAGTTTATAGCCTATATAGCAAGCCTGGCGAGGCTCGATCTCGGATATTCCTTCACATATAACATGAGGCCTGTTGTAGATGTAATAGCGTCTGCCCTGCCATGGAGTGTTCTTCTGCTTAGCATAGTGATCTCTTTGAGGGTTATCATAGGGATTACACTGGGTATGATATCCGCTGCTAGGCAGGGTGGGAAGCTCGACACGGTTCTATCTAGCATCATGTCCTTCATACTATCTATGCCCTATTTTCTTCTGGCATTGGTTTTCCTCTACATATTCGGTGTCAAGCTAGGTGTGTTCCCTATATCCCATGCATATTCATATGAATATATCTCAAAAGGGTTTTCTATAGGGCTTGTAATGGATGTTCTCACCCACTCAGCGCTGCCTATAATAACACTTGTGTTAATCGGGCTGCCCCATACATATTATGTTATGAAGAATAACATGATCGCTATTCTGAAGGAGGACTTTGTACTGGTTATGAGGGCAAAGGGTTTGAAGGAGTCTAGGATCATGTGGAATGTTGCTAGGAACGCCATACTCCCCGTTGTCACATCCACAGCTATATCTATCGGCTACATAGTTGTTGGAGCTGTTATCGCCGAGGCCATATTCTCATACCCTGGAATGGGGTATGTCTTTATAAATGCGATACTGAATAAGGATTATCCCTTGATACAGGGTGTCTTCCTCCTCTTATCTATAACAGTATCCCTAGCTAATCTCACAGCAGATCTACTCTACATGGCTCTAGATCCTAGGGTGAGGGTTAAGTAG
- a CDS encoding ABC transporter substrate-binding protein, whose amino-acid sequence MERRMFVTIILAMIVIAPLLNTYVAVEAQGGDYIWGYPGTARGNLNPFTAIGVDSVVSGILFSTGLIYISPNGSFVPWAASSWEFRRSGNLTEVYFYIRDNVYWSDGKPLTADDYIFTWKYIYLPFNKTLDPQGILKYVVNVDKTGEKILRFTVSRNTTLVFVSVASRIAVPQHVWRNIVSNISEADFSRLVIKPGDPGLSVTLGPFTLEYYDPQSEIVMKASKGFFMGSPHVERFRIKLYQSTQSLIPAILRGEIDSCYFSPTDVPTVLGSPGISVEPMPWSNNIFYLWTNNQVYPTNITDFRIALSLAINRKILAERAGAGYGIPRYNFIPPVAEDQWLNREVNGTNMAYDPDRASQILDRLGFKKGADGVRISPDGKRLSFELDVPSISDWLTAAQLIASDLQKVGIEVNIRLVALPTYVDIRNRGAFTIFFGSRIYSLLMLYDPAAYLFQPVFHSNATAEIGQNTPGTNWARVRIPELDSAIDSALSTDNPTAYRDQIMKIQEILHRYMPIIPLYSIYDIKVYRSDRVEGIQTGLQTLDTLLSIKKRQAAATQSIQQLTQILTSVITVTPSPTMARTTPVETQTTGVSPQTQGVQRGSLDWLVVPLALALIIAILGGVLIYRRRIGR is encoded by the coding sequence ATGGAAAGGCGTATGTTTGTTACAATAATTCTGGCTATGATAGTTATTGCCCCTCTTCTCAATACATATGTAGCTGTTGAGGCCCAGGGAGGCGACTATATATGGGGATATCCGGGGACTGCGAGGGGCAACCTCAACCCCTTCACAGCTATCGGTGTTGACAGCGTTGTATCTGGGATCCTATTCTCTACTGGTTTGATCTATATCTCTCCCAATGGATCCTTCGTTCCATGGGCGGCCTCCTCATGGGAGTTCAGGAGATCCGGCAATTTAACGGAGGTCTATTTCTATATAAGGGATAACGTTTATTGGAGCGATGGGAAACCCCTAACAGCTGATGACTATATCTTCACATGGAAATACATCTACCTCCCATTCAACAAAACCCTAGATCCACAGGGTATATTGAAGTATGTGGTGAATGTAGATAAAACCGGGGAAAAGATTCTCAGGTTCACTGTTAGCAGGAATACAACGCTTGTGTTCGTTTCGGTGGCCAGTAGGATAGCTGTTCCACAACACGTGTGGAGAAATATTGTTTCAAACATTTCAGAGGCCGATTTCTCGAGACTTGTGATCAAGCCAGGGGATCCGGGGCTCAGTGTTACTCTAGGCCCGTTTACCCTTGAATACTATGATCCTCAGAGCGAGATAGTTATGAAGGCCTCTAAGGGTTTCTTCATGGGGTCTCCACATGTAGAGAGGTTCAGGATTAAGCTGTATCAATCGACGCAATCCCTAATACCGGCTATCCTGAGAGGTGAGATCGATTCATGCTATTTCTCCCCCACAGATGTCCCCACCGTCCTAGGATCTCCGGGGATATCTGTCGAGCCTATGCCCTGGTCAAATAATATATTCTATCTATGGACAAACAACCAGGTTTACCCAACAAATATAACTGATTTTAGAATTGCCCTTTCCCTGGCGATAAACAGGAAGATCCTTGCTGAGAGAGCCGGGGCAGGCTATGGGATACCTAGGTATAACTTCATACCACCAGTAGCTGAGGATCAGTGGCTAAACAGAGAGGTGAATGGGACAAACATGGCATATGATCCTGATAGGGCTAGCCAGATCCTCGATAGACTAGGCTTTAAGAAGGGGGCCGATGGGGTGAGGATATCGCCTGATGGGAAGAGACTTAGCTTCGAGCTTGATGTCCCATCTATAAGCGACTGGCTAACCGCTGCCCAGCTTATAGCATCTGATCTCCAGAAGGTTGGTATCGAGGTAAATATAAGATTAGTGGCTCTACCTACATATGTGGATATAAGGAATAGGGGGGCCTTCACAATATTCTTTGGATCCAGGATATATAGTCTTCTCATGCTCTATGATCCTGCAGCATATCTCTTCCAACCAGTGTTTCACAGCAACGCAACAGCGGAGATAGGGCAGAACACGCCTGGCACAAACTGGGCTAGGGTGAGGATACCAGAGCTAGACTCCGCTATAGACTCTGCGCTAAGCACAGACAATCCAACGGCATATAGGGATCAGATAATGAAGATCCAGGAGATCCTCCACAGATATATGCCCATCATACCTCTATATAGCATATATGATATCAAGGTATATAGATCAGATAGGGTTGAAGGCATACAGACGGGTCTCCAAACGCTGGATACATTGCTAAGCATTAAAAAGAGGCAAGCTGCTGCAACCCAATCGATCCAACAGCTCACCCAAATACTCACATCAGTAATCACAGTTACCCCTTCACCAACCATGGCTAGAACAACCCCAGTGGAGACCCAAACCACCGGCGTCTCCCCTCAGACACAGGGGGTGCAGAGGGGTTCTCTAGACTGGCTTGTAGTGCCTCTCGCCTTGGCTCTTATCATAGCTATCCTAGGGGGTGTCCTAATATATAGGAGGAGGATCGGGAGGTAA
- a CDS encoding protein O-GlcNAcase, producing MMVGIVEGFYGQPWDLLDRISMVSYMGRVRLNLYIYAPKDDPYHRVSWRSPYPQHQMEGFSMLIDACARNGVAFGYAISPGLDIDYSSKSDIDILIRKLSMFMDLGTRVLGIFLDDIPPELRGRGFKSLAEAQASIANRVYRELSPDRLFLVPTYYWGYEEGYLRELGSLLDSGVEIVWTGRYVVSPTIDLDDIERFREIAGRYPAIWDNYPVNDFFMVRGVIRLHMGPIKGRDPRIFAVSPAYMSNPMNQAEASKIPIYSISRIARGYELGDMVLEKAVELIAGEEVWDALKLFVRLNSSSPLDPEADFEPSGGEAKSLIDMVDTLRRSLGNKKLLREISPILSFIESLAKTLARGEKMPSKAYRIQTAGLYDPPISDETMVRVFGRVTRRRPMWIS from the coding sequence ATGATGGTCGGGATCGTTGAGGGTTTCTACGGACAGCCTTGGGATCTTCTTGACAGGATATCCATGGTATCCTATATGGGGAGGGTCAGGCTTAACCTATATATCTATGCCCCCAAGGATGATCCCTATCACAGGGTTTCGTGGAGAAGCCCTTATCCGCAACACCAGATGGAGGGCTTCTCAATGCTCATAGATGCCTGTGCTAGAAATGGTGTTGCGTTTGGCTATGCAATATCCCCTGGTCTTGACATTGATTATTCCTCTAAGAGCGATATAGATATCCTTATAAGGAAGCTCAGCATGTTCATGGATCTTGGTACGAGGGTGCTTGGAATCTTTCTAGATGATATACCCCCTGAGCTGAGGGGAAGAGGTTTTAAGAGCCTGGCAGAGGCACAGGCATCTATCGCGAATAGGGTATATAGAGAGCTATCCCCAGACAGGCTGTTCCTCGTGCCAACCTATTACTGGGGCTATGAGGAGGGCTATTTGAGAGAGCTCGGCTCTCTTCTAGATAGTGGCGTTGAGATCGTCTGGACCGGCAGGTATGTTGTCTCGCCAACAATAGATCTCGATGATATTGAGAGGTTTAGAGAGATAGCAGGTAGATATCCTGCTATCTGGGATAACTACCCCGTCAATGACTTCTTCATGGTGAGGGGTGTTATAAGGCTGCATATGGGTCCTATAAAGGGGAGAGATCCAAGGATATTCGCTGTATCACCTGCATATATGTCTAACCCTATGAACCAGGCCGAGGCCTCTAAAATACCGATCTACAGTATCTCGAGAATAGCACGTGGATATGAGCTCGGAGATATGGTTCTAGAAAAAGCTGTGGAGCTAATAGCCGGTGAAGAGGTGTGGGACGCTCTAAAACTCTTCGTAAGGCTTAACAGCTCAAGCCCGCTAGACCCTGAAGCAGATTTCGAGCCAAGTGGTGGGGAAGCTAAATCGCTAATAGATATGGTAGATACTCTCAGAAGAAGCCTGGGCAATAAAAAGCTCCTCCGGGAGATAAGCCCCATATTATCATTCATAGAAAGCCTTGCAAAAACCCTTGCAAGGGGTGAGAAAATGCCTAGTAAAGCCTATAGAATCCAGACAGCCGGGCTATATGATCCGCCCATTAGCGATGAGACCATGGTAAGGGTCTTCGGAAGGGTTACTAGGAGGAGGCCTATGTGGATCTCGTGA
- a CDS encoding DUF1343 domain-containing protein, producing MDLVRRLFYLTSLGVDVFLGEGIWRAYNGKRISIMCNSASITSNYTYTLDEISSRGLRIQGILVPEHGYWGFLQAGEEVQHYYDRYLGSWVYSLYKASREEVRRILEESDVLLIDIQDLGLRFYTYLSAVLDLLSLASRLGEKEVLILDRPNPLGGVLVEGPIARENMISILSPYKIPIRYGATIGEIARLYENEESLGIDLRVIPMKGWSRKQDILDIAMPWAPTSPAIPTPDTVYPYALTVYLEATNISEGRGTYTPFKVIGAPFIDPIKLSQALGDAISRDTAVFRPTMFRPLFSKYSGEMCGGVYIHIIDRKRVRVFETSLKILSTLYTLYGDHIELIKRGDRFLIDILYGDPRVRSVITGQLDLYSYISSIDEEILGYRERLEPVKIYS from the coding sequence GTGGATCTCGTGAGGAGGCTGTTCTATTTGACCTCTCTAGGAGTTGATGTTTTCCTAGGCGAGGGTATTTGGAGAGCATATAATGGGAAGAGAATCTCGATCATGTGTAACTCTGCTAGCATAACATCTAACTACACATATACACTAGATGAGATATCTTCTAGAGGATTAAGGATCCAAGGTATCCTCGTCCCAGAGCACGGCTACTGGGGATTTCTCCAGGCTGGAGAGGAGGTTCAACATTACTATGATAGATATCTAGGATCCTGGGTATATAGCCTCTATAAGGCTTCTAGGGAAGAGGTGAGGAGGATTCTCGAGGAAAGCGATGTTCTATTAATAGATATCCAGGATCTCGGCCTCAGATTCTACACATATCTATCCGCAGTCCTCGACCTATTATCTCTGGCTTCAAGGCTGGGGGAAAAGGAGGTTCTGATCCTCGACAGGCCTAATCCCCTCGGAGGGGTATTGGTGGAGGGGCCTATCGCAAGGGAAAATATGATCTCAATTCTCTCCCCATATAAGATACCGATAAGATATGGAGCAACCATAGGCGAGATTGCAAGGCTCTATGAGAATGAAGAGAGCCTCGGTATAGATCTCCGTGTAATACCTATGAAAGGATGGTCAAGAAAGCAAGATATATTGGATATAGCCATGCCATGGGCCCCAACATCTCCAGCAATACCTACACCCGACACTGTATATCCATATGCCCTAACAGTATATCTCGAGGCGACAAATATAAGTGAGGGTAGAGGGACATATACCCCTTTTAAGGTGATTGGAGCACCCTTCATAGATCCTATAAAGCTTTCGCAAGCCCTTGGAGACGCAATTAGCAGAGATACAGCTGTTTTCAGACCTACCATGTTTAGACCCCTATTCTCCAAATATAGTGGTGAGATGTGTGGTGGCGTATATATACATATTATAGATAGAAAGAGAGTTAGGGTCTTCGAAACAAGTCTCAAGATCCTTAGCACCCTATATACATTATATGGAGATCACATTGAACTGATAAAACGAGGCGATAGGTTCTTAATTGACATACTATATGGAGATCCAAGGGTTAGATCTGTTATCACAGGCCAGCTCGATCTATATAGCTATATCTCATCTATAGATGAGGAGATTCTAGGCTACAGAGAGAGGCTGGAGCCAGTTAAGATATATAGTTAA
- a CDS encoding BadF/BadG/BcrA/BcrD ATPase family protein, whose amino-acid sequence MGDKDVFIGVDAGATKTVAIAITTEWLYVGHGFSGPGNPASIGVIDSCRNIYRAISSAIKYERELKPVFIGAGLAGWLGGAWDSNLSDCISSMLGIDRGSIEIIEDLEAAHYSAFLGGDGIIAILGTGSSFLGISRGRRIRVGGWGHLIGDEGGSWRIGIIGLRAVYRSLDGRLEPTSLVERALRRFGARDPQDLLKIIYSGGNIKSLIASFAIDIFQAAREGDRVAIRILKEEAEEIAIAYRAIADKIGVLPLAIVGSTYHANKDIWGPMIRRAIVSYVGREVEIRDPVLSQECSSLLLALSRRGLLSGDRKDLPPECLFKQRSSED is encoded by the coding sequence ATGGGGGATAAGGACGTTTTCATCGGTGTTGACGCTGGAGCGACAAAGACTGTTGCTATAGCTATAACCACCGAGTGGCTATATGTGGGTCACGGTTTCTCAGGCCCGGGAAACCCGGCGTCAATAGGAGTTATAGATTCCTGCAGGAACATCTACAGAGCTATATCATCGGCTATCAAATATGAGAGAGAGCTTAAACCTGTTTTCATTGGCGCAGGGCTAGCAGGTTGGCTTGGAGGTGCATGGGACAGCAATCTTTCAGACTGTATATCTAGTATGCTTGGTATCGATAGGGGTTCCATAGAAATTATAGAGGATCTCGAGGCTGCACACTACTCAGCCTTTCTAGGAGGTGATGGTATAATAGCTATCCTGGGTACTGGGAGCAGCTTTTTAGGCATTTCTAGAGGGAGGCGGATAAGAGTGGGGGGCTGGGGTCATCTCATAGGCGATGAAGGGGGCTCGTGGAGAATAGGTATTATTGGTCTCAGAGCAGTCTATAGATCCTTAGATGGTAGGCTAGAACCAACCTCCTTGGTTGAGAGGGCTTTAAGAAGATTTGGCGCGCGCGATCCTCAGGATCTCCTGAAGATCATATATTCTGGTGGAAACATCAAGAGCCTCATAGCATCTTTCGCGATAGACATTTTTCAAGCTGCTAGGGAGGGCGATAGAGTGGCGATCAGGATCCTTAAGGAGGAGGCTGAAGAGATAGCGATAGCCTATAGAGCTATTGCAGATAAAATAGGGGTTCTACCACTGGCCATTGTGGGTTCTACGTACCACGCGAACAAAGATATCTGGGGTCCCATGATCAGGAGGGCCATCGTCAGCTATGTTGGCCGCGAGGTGGAGATCCGCGATCCCGTTCTTAGCCAGGAATGCTCATCCCTGCTCCTGGCTCTCTCGAGGAGAGGATTGTTGTCAGGAGATAGAAAGGATCTTCCTCCTGAGTGTTTATTTAAACAGAGATCCTCGGAGGATTAA
- a CDS encoding SIS domain-containing protein: protein MGLGYVYMYRDVIHSIFERILSEEMANMERASEEMAMGIMNDRLIYVLGTGHSMLVAVEMFHRAGGLARIYPMLDTALSPFSGAAKSSMIERLSGYADALIEYYSPSEGDVLIVISNSGKNAVPVEASVLARERGVRVIAITSVEYSKKLEPENRYGKKLYEVADIVVDNKVPEGDAAVEIKELGGRRIAPVSTIVNSFIAHTLEILAIEKLIKRGYEPEIWVSVNIPHSKDLNRMLLEKYKKYVKHL, encoded by the coding sequence ATGGGGTTGGGTTATGTATATATGTATAGGGATGTGATACACAGCATATTTGAGAGGATCTTATCTGAGGAGATGGCTAACATGGAGAGAGCGTCTGAGGAGATGGCTATGGGGATTATGAATGATAGGTTGATATATGTGCTTGGAACCGGCCACTCGATGTTAGTAGCTGTGGAGATGTTCCACAGGGCTGGGGGCCTTGCAAGGATATATCCGATGCTTGATACAGCTCTAAGCCCGTTCTCGGGGGCTGCTAAAAGCTCTATGATCGAGAGGCTCAGCGGATATGCAGATGCCCTTATAGAGTATTACTCGCCTAGCGAGGGAGATGTGCTTATAGTGATCTCGAACTCTGGAAAAAATGCAGTGCCTGTAGAAGCCTCTGTACTTGCTAGGGAGAGGGGTGTAAGGGTTATAGCTATAACATCTGTTGAATATTCTAAGAAGCTCGAGCCCGAGAATAGATATGGTAAGAAGCTATATGAGGTTGCAGATATCGTTGTAGACAATAAGGTGCCTGAAGGAGATGCCGCTGTAGAGATCAAGGAACTGGGTGGCAGGAGAATCGCCCCTGTATCGACTATAGTGAACTCCTTCATAGCCCACACACTCGAGATACTAGCCATCGAGAAGCTGATTAAAAGGGGGTATGAGCCTGAGATATGGGTTAGTGTAAATATCCCGCATAGCAAGGATCTAAATAGAATGTTGCTTGAAAAGTACAAAAAGTATGTAAAGCATCTCTAA
- a CDS encoding GNAT family N-acetyltransferase: MQVRRPSILDVDEICRIMVSTDPYITLGYSRDMCIDISISSIEEGWAYVAELEGSVVGFVLFRVFDGFPLGGYIRAIAVDERYRGRGIGRLLMDAAERDIFRYRGNSFLLVSGFNYRAVKFYRSLGYEIVGEIRDAIIEDESEFIMRKRRGG; encoded by the coding sequence GTGCAGGTAAGAAGGCCGTCGATCCTAGATGTAGATGAGATCTGCAGGATCATGGTTTCAACAGACCCGTATATAACACTCGGATATAGTAGGGATATGTGCATAGACATATCTATCTCCTCTATTGAGGAGGGATGGGCATATGTGGCCGAGTTAGAGGGATCTGTAGTAGGTTTCGTGCTTTTCAGAGTATTTGATGGATTCCCTCTGGGGGGATATATAAGGGCTATAGCGGTTGATGAGAGATATAGGGGTAGGGGGATAGGCAGGCTGCTCATGGATGCTGCTGAGAGAGATATATTTAGGTATAGGGGGAACAGCTTTTTACTTGTCTCGGGTTTTAACTATAGAGCTGTGAAGTTCTATAGATCCCTTGGCTATGAGATTGTAGGGGAGATAAGAGATGCAATTATAGAGGATGAGTCTGAGTTTATAATGCGTAAGAGGAGAGGTGGCTAG